The following coding sequences lie in one Chionomys nivalis chromosome 8, mChiNiv1.1, whole genome shotgun sequence genomic window:
- the Sptbn2 gene encoding spectrin beta chain, non-erythrocytic 2 isoform X1, with translation MSSTLSPTDFDSLEIQGQYSDINNRWDLPDSDWDNDSSSARLFERSRIKALADEREAVQKKTFTKWVNSHLARVTCRVGDLYSDLRDGRNLLRLLEVLSGETLPKPTKGRMRIHCLENVDKALQFLKEQKVHLENMGSHDIVDGNHRLTLGLVWTIILRFQIQDISVETEDNKEKKSAKDALLLWCQMKTAGYPNVNVHNFTTSWRDGLAFNAIVHKHRPDLLDFESLKKCNAHYNLQNAFNLAEKELGLTKLLDPEDVNVDQPDEKSIITYVATYYHYFSKMKALAVEGKRIGKVLDHAMEAEHLVEKYESLASELLQWIEQTIVTLNDRQLANSLSGVQNQLQSFNSYRTVEKPPKFTEKGNLEVLLFTVQSKLRANNQKVYTPREGRLISDINKAWERLEKAEHERELALRTELIRQEKLEQLAARFDRKAAMRETWLSENQRLVSQDNFGLELAAVEAAVRKHEAIETDIVAYSGRVQAVDAVAAELAAEHYHDIKRIAARQQNVARLWDFLRQMVAARRERLLLNLELQKVFQDLLYLMDWMAEMKGRLQSQDLGKHLAGVEDLLQLHELVEADIAVQAERVRAVSASALRFCDPGKEYRPCDPQLVSERVATLEQSYEALCELAATRRARLEESRRLWRFLWEVGEAEAWVREQQHLLASAETGRDLTGVLRLLNKHTALRGEMSGRLGPLKLTLEQGQQLVAEGHPGANQASTRAAELQAQWERLEALAEERAQRLAQAASLYQFQADANDMEAWLVDALRLVSSPEVGHDEFSTQALARQHRALEEEIRAHRPTLDALREQATALPPALSHTPEVQGRVPTLEQHYEELQARAGERARALEAALALYTMLSEAGACGLWVEEKEQWLNGLALPERLEDLEVVQQRFETLEPEMNALAARVTAVNDIAEQLLKANPPGKDRIIGTQQQLNHRWQQFRSLADGKKAALTSALSIQNYHLECTETQAWMREKTKVIESTQGLGNDLAGVLALQRKLAGTERDLEAISARVGELTQEANALAAGHPAQAPAINTRLGEVQAGWEDLRATMRRREESLGEARRLQDFLRSLDDFQAWLGRTQTAVASEEGPATLPEAEALLAQHAALRGEVERAQSEYSRLRTLGEEVTKDQADPQCLFLRQRLEALGTGWEELGRMWESRQGRLAQAHGFQGFLRDARQAEGVLSSQEYVLSHTEMPGTLQAADVAIKKLEDFMSTMDANGERIRGLLEAGRQLVSKGNIHAEKIQEKADSIEKRHRKNQEAVQQLLGRLRDNREQQHFLQDCQELKLWIDEKMLTAQDVSYDEARNLHTKWQKHQAFMAELAANKDWLDKVDKEGRELTLEKPELKVLVSEKLEDLHRRWDELETTTQAKARSLFDANRAELFAQSCSALESWLESLQAQLHSDDYGKDLTSVNILLKKQQMLEREMAVREKEVEAIQAQAKALAQEDQSAGEVERTSRAVEEKFRALCQPMKERCRCLQASREQHQFHRDVEDEILWVTERLPMASSMEHGKDLPSVQLLMKKNQTLQKEIQGHEPRIADLKERQHALGAAAAGPELAELQEMWKRLSHELELRGKRLEDALRAQQFYRDAAEAEAWMGEQELHMMGQEKAKDELSAQAEVKKHQVLEQALADYSQTIKQLAASSQDMIDHDHPESTRLTIRQAQVDKLYASLKELAGERRERLQEHLRLCQLRRELDDLEQWIQEREVVAASHELGQDYEHVTMLRDKFREFSRDTSTIGQERVDSANTLANGLISGGHAARATVAEWKDSLNEAWADLLELLDTRGQVLAAAYELQRFLHGARQALARVQHKQQQLPDGTGRDLNAAEALQRRHCAYEHDIQALSTQVQQVQDDGHRLQKAYAGDKAEEIGRHMQAVAEAWAQLQGSSAARRQLLLDTTDKFRFFKAVRELMLWMDGINLQMDAQERPRDVSSADLVIKNQQGIKAEIEARADRFSSCIDMGQELLARSHYAAEEISEKLSQLQSRRQETADKWQEKMDWLQLVLEVLVFGRDAGMAEAWLCSQEPIVRSAELGCTVDEVESLIKRHEAFQKSAVAWEERFSALEKLTALEEREKERKRKKEEEERRKQPSTPEPMAGRPEGSLVDGQTAPDTVWDGTQSQLPPSTQAPSVNGVCTDTESSQPLFEQQRLEQSSVPEGPGSGTGDESNGPRGERQTRPRGPVPSPMPQSRSSESAHGSTLPTRGPELSAQEQMEGMLCRKQEMEAFNKKAANRSWQNVYCVLRRGSLGFYKDARAASAGVPYHGEVPVSLARAQGSVAFDYRKRKHVFKLGLQDGKEYLFQAKDEAEMSSWLRVVNAAIATASSASGEPEEPVVPSASRGLTRAMTMPPVSQPEGSIMLRSKDGREREREKRFSFFKKNK, from the exons ATGAACGCGAAGCCGTGCAGAAGAAAACCTTCACCAAGTGGGTGAACTCCCACCTGGCCCGGGTGACATGCCGGGTGGGAGACCTGTACAGCGACCTGCGGGACGGGCGCAACCTCCTGAGGCTCCTGGAGGTGCTCTCGGGAGAGACCCTG CCAAAGCCCACTAAGGGCCGAATGCGGATCCACTGCCTGGAGAATGTGGATAAAGCACTGCAGttcctgaaggagcagaaagtaCACTTGGAAAACATGGGCTCCCATGACATTGTGGATGGAAACCACCGTCTGACTCTTGGGCTGGTCTGGACCATCATCCTTCGATTCCAG ATCCAAGACATCAGTGTGGAGACAGAAGACAACAAGGAGAAGAAGTCAGCTAAGGACGCTCTGCTGCTGTGGTGCCAGATGAAGACCGCAGG GTATCCCAATGTCAATGTGCACAACTTTACCACCAGTTGGAGAGATGGGCTGGCATTTAATGCCATCGTGCATAAACACCG GCCAGACCTGCTGGATTTTGAATCCCTGAAGAAATGTAATGCACACTACAACCTGCAGAATGCTTTCAATCTGGCAGAAAAGGAACTCGGTCTGACCAAGCTCCTGGATCCTGAAG ATGTGAATGTGGATCAGCCCGATGAGAAATCAATCATCACCTACGTGGCCACTTACTACCACTACTTCTCTAAGATGAAGGCCCTGGCTGTGGAAGGCAAAAGAATTGGCAAG GTCCTGGACCATGCCATGGAGGCAGAACACCTGGTGGAGAAATATGAGTCCCTGGCCTCTGAACTGCTGCAGTGGATTGAACAAACTATTGTGACCCTCAATGACCGGCAGCTGGCCAACTCCCTGAGTGGAGTCCAGAACCAGCTGCAGTCTTTCAACTCCTATCGCACTGTGGAGAAGCCACCTAA ATTCACAGAGAAAGGGAACCTGGAGGTGCTGCTCTTCACCGTCCAGAGCAAGCTGCGGGCCAACAATCAGAAGGTCTACACACCACGTGAAGGCCGGCTCATCTCTGACATCAACAAG GCCTGGGAGCGGCTAGAGAAAGCTGAACACGAGCGAGAGCTGGCCCTGCGCACAGAGCTGATCCGCCAGGAGAAGCTGGAGCAACTGGCTGCTCGCTTCGACCGCAAGGCTGCCATGCGGGAAACCTGGCTCAGTGAGAACCAGCGCCTCGTGTCCCAG GACAACTTTGGGCTGGAGCTGGCGGCAGTGGAGGCTGCGGTGCGGAAACATGAAGCCATTGAGACAGACATCGTGGCCTACAGTGGCCGGGTGCAGGCAGTGGACGCTGTGGCTGCAGAGCTGGCTGCTGAGCACTACCATGACATTAAGCGCATCGCAGCACGGCAGCAAAATGTGGCCAGGCTCTGGGACTTCTTACGGCAGATGGTGGCTGCCCGCCGTGAGCGACTCCTTCTAAACCTGGAGCTGCAGAAAGTGTTTCAGGACCTGCTCTACCTCATGGACTGGATGGCAGAGATGAAG ggccGGCTGCAGTCTCAGGACCTGGGCAAGCACCTGGCTGGAGTGGAAGACTTACTGCAGCTGCACGAGCTGGTGGAAGCAGACATCGCAGTGCAGGCTGAGAGGGTGCGAGCAGTCAGCGCCTCTGCCCTGCGCTTCTGTGATCCAGGGAAAG agtataGACCATGTGACCCACAGCTGGTGTCAGAGAGGGTGGCCACTCTGGAGCAGAGCTATGAGGCCCTGTGTGAGTTGGCAGCAACTCGAAGGGCCCGTCTGGAAGAGTCACGTCGTCTCTGGAGGTTCCTCTGGGAAGTGGGTGAGGCTGAGGCCTGGGTGCGGGAGCAGCAGCACCTTCTGGCCTCAGCTGAGACAGGCCGGGACCTGACCGGTGTCCTCCGTCTGCTCAACAAGCACACAGCCCTACGGGGTGAGATGAGTGGCCGTCTGGGGCCCCTGAAGCTCACCCTGGAACAAGGCCAGCAGTTGGTGGCTGAGGGCCACCCCGGAGCCAACCAAGCCTCAACCCGAGCAGCGGAGCTCCAAGCCCAATGGGAGCGGCTGGAGGCCCTGGCCGAGGAGCGAGCCCAGCGTCTAGCACAGGCTGCCAGCCTCTACCAGTTCCAAGCAGATGCAAATGATATGGAGGCCTGGTTGGTGGATGCACTACGCCTGGTGTCCAGCCCTGAGGTAGGGCATGATGAGTTCTCCACACAGGCCCTCGCCAGGCAGCATCGGGCCCTCGAGGAGGAGATCCGAGCCCACCGGCCCACACTGGATGCCTTGAGGGAGCAGGCTACAGCCCTGCCACCTGCACTGAGCCATACACCTGAAGTTCAGGGCAGAGTGCCCACTCTGGAGCAGCATTATGAGGAGCTGCAGGCCCGGGCGGGTGAGCGTGCACGAGCCCTGGAGGCAGCCCTGGCACTCTATACCATGCTCAGCGAGGCTGGGGCCTGTGGGCTCTGGGTAGAGGAGAAGGAGCAGTGGCTCAACGGGCTGGCCCTACCTGAGCGCCTGGAGGATCTGGAGGTGGTACAGCAGAG GTTTGAGACCTTGGAGCCTGAAATGAATGCCCTGGCTGCACGGGTTACTGCTGTAAATGACATTGCTGAGCAGTTGCTGAAGGCCAATCCACCAGGCAAGGACCGCATCATCGGCACCCAGCAGCAGCTCAACCACAG GTGGCAACAGTTTCGGTCCCTGGCAGATGGCAAGAAGGCAGCTCTGACATCAGCCCTGAGCATCCAGAATTACCACCTAGAGTGCACAGAGACCCAGGCATGGATGAGAGAGAAGACCAAGGTCATCGAGTCCACCCAGGGCCTGGGTAATGATCTGGCTGGTGTGCTGGCCCTGCAGCGGAAACTGGCAGGCACTGAGAGAGATCTGGAAGCCATCTCTGCCCGGGTGGGTGAGCTGACCCAAGAGGCAAATGCCTTGGCTGCTGGCCACCCCGCCCAAGCCCCTGCCATCAACACCCGGCTTGGAGAGGTGCAAGCTGGCTGGGAGGATCTTCGGGCCACCATGCGGCGCCGAGAAGAGTCCCTGGGTGAGGCGCGAAGGCTACAGGACTTCCTGCGCAGCTTGGATGACTTCCAGGCCTGGCTAGGCCGCACACAGACTGCTGTAGCCTCTGAAGAAGGGCCAGCCACCCTGCCTGAGGCAGAAGCCCTCTTAGCCCAGCATGCAGCCCTGCGGGGAGAGGTGGAGCGAGCCCAGAGCGAATACAGCCGCCTCAGGACCTTGGGCGAGGAGGTGACCAAAGACCAGGCTGATCCCCAATGCCTCTTCCTCAGACAGAGGCTGGAAGCTCTTGGAACCGGCTGGGAAGAATTGGGCCGCATGTGGGAGAGTCGGCAAGGCCGCTTGGCTCAGGCCCATGGCTTCCAGGGATTTTTGAGAGATGCTCGCCAGGCTGAGGGCGTGCTTAGCAGCCAG GAATATGTTTTGTCTCACACGGAGATGCCAGGGACACTCCAGGCTGCAGATGTGGCCATTAAAAAGCTGGAAGACTTCATGAGCACCATGGATGCCAATGGAGAGCGCATCCGTGGACTCCTGGAGGCTGGGCGCCAGCTGGTGTCCAAAGGCAACATCCATGCTGAGAAGATCCAAGAGAAGGCAGACTCCATCGAGAAGAG GCACAGAAAGAATCAGGAGGCAGTACAGCAGCTTTTGGGACGCCTTCGGGACAACCGAGAGCAGCAGCACTTCTTACAAGACTGTCAGGAG CTGAAACTCTGGATTGATGAGAAGATGCTGACAGCTCAGGATGTTTCCTATGATGAGGCCCGCAACCTGCACACCAAGTGGCAAAAGCACCAGGCATTCATGGCTGAGCTGGCAGCCAACAAGGACTGGCTGGACAAAGTGGACAAG GAAGGGCGGGAGTTGACTCTTGAAAAGCCAGAACTCAAAGTCCTAGTGTCAGAGAAGCTGGAAGACCTGCACAGGCGCTGGGATGAACTGGAGACCACCACCCAAGCCAAGGCCCGCAGCCTTTTTGATGCCAATCGGGCAGAGCTATTTGCCCAAAGCTGTTCTGCTCTGGAGAGCTGGCTGGAGAGCCTGCAGGCCCAGCTGCACTCAGATGACTATGGCAAGGACCTCACCAGTGTCAACATCCTACTAAAGAAGCAACAG ATGCTGGAACGAGAGATGGCTGTGAGAGAAAAGGAGGTGGAGGCCATCCAGGCCCAGGCAAAGGCCCTGGCCcaggaagatcagagtgcagGGGAGGTAGAAAGGACCTCGAGGGCTGTGGAGGAGAAGTTCAGGGCCCTGTGCCAACCCATGAAGGAACGCTGCCGGTGCCTGCAAGCCTCCCGAGAGCAGCATCAATTCCACCGGGATGTGGAGGATGAGATC ttGTGGGTAACTGAGCGGCTACCCATGGCCAGCTCTATGGAACATGGCAAGGACCTGCCCAGCGTTCAGCTTCTCATGAAGAAAAACCAG aCCCTGCAGAAGGAGATCCAGGGTCATGAGCCCCGGATTGCAGACCTCAAAGAGAGGCAGCATGCtctgggagcagcagcagcaggtccAGAGCTGGCTGAGCTCCAGGAAATGTGGAAACGCCTGAGCCATGAGCTAGAGCTTCGGGGTAAGCGACTGGAAGACGCCCTTCGAGCCCAGCAATTCTATCGTGATGCTGCAGAGGCTGAGGCTTGGATGGGTGAGCAGGAGTTACACATGATGGGCCAGGAGAAAGCCAAG gaTGAGCTGAGTGCCCAGGCAGAAGTGAAGAAGCATCAGGTATTGGAACAAGCCCTTGCCGACTATTCCCAGACCATCAAACAGCTAGCAGCCAGCAGCCAAGATATGATTGACCATGACCACCCAGAGAG CACAAGGCTAACAATCCGCCAAGCCCAGGTAGACAAGTTGTACGCCAGCCTGAAGGAGCTAGCAGGAGAGCGGCGTGAGCGCCTGCAGGAGCACCTCCGGCTGTGCCAGCTCCGCAGAGAGCTGGATGACCTGGAACAGTGGATACAGGAGCGTGAAGTTGTGGCAGCCTCCCATGAGCTGGGCCAGGACTATGAGCATGTGACT ATGCTCCGGGACAAATTCCGAGAGTTCTCCCGGGACACCAGCACCATTGGCCAGGAACGTGTAGACAGTGCCAATACACTGGCCAATGGGCTCATTTCTGGGGGCCATGCTGCACGGGCCACTGTGGCTGAGTGGAAAGACAGTCTCAACGAGGCCTGGGCTGACCTGCTGGAGCTGCTAGACACAAGAGGTCAGGTGCTGGCTGCTGCTTACGAGCTGCAGCGTTTCCTGCATGGGGCCCGTCAAGCCCTGGCACGGGTACAGCACAAGCAGCAGCAGCTTCCAGATGGGACTGGCCGTGACCTCAATGCCGCTGAGGCCCTGCAGCGCCGGCACTGTGCCTATGAGCATGACATCCAAGCCCTCAGTACCCAG GTCCAGCAGGTTCAGGACGATGGTCACAGGCTACAGAAGGCCTATGCTGGAGACAAGGCTGAGGAGATTGGCCGTCACATGCAGGCAGTTGCTGAGGCCTGGGCCCAGCTCCAGGGAAGTTCTGCTGCCCGTCGTCAATTGTTACTGGACACCACAGATAAGTTCCGATTCTTCAAGGCTGTCCGGGAGTTGATGCTTTGGATGGATGGGATTAACTTGCAGATGGATGCCCAGGAGCGGCCTCG GGATGTGTCCTCTGCAGATTTAGTCATCAAGAACCAACAAGGCATCAAAGCAGAGATAGAGGCCAGAGCAGACCGGTTCTCCTCCTGCATTGACATGGGGCAGGAGCTGCTGGCCCGGAGCCACTATGCTGCTGAGGAG ATCTCAGAGAAGCTGTCTCAGCTACAGTCCCGACGCCAGGAGACAGCTGACAAGTGGCAGGAGAAGATGGACTGGCTGCAGCTTG TTTTGGAGGTGCTTGTGTTTgggagagatgcagggatggcaGAGGCCTGGCTGTGTAGCCAGGAGCCAATAGTCCGAAGTGCAGAGCTGGGTTGCACCGTGGATGAAGTAGAGAGTCTCATCAAGCGGCATGAAGCCTTCCAGAAGTCAGCAGTGGCCTGGGAGGAGCGTTTCAGTGCGCTGGAGAAGCTCACTGCG CTGGAAGAGCGGGAGAAGGAgcggaagagaaagaaagaggaggaggaacggAGGAAACAGCCCTCTACTCCAGAGCCCATGGCTGGTCGTCCAGAAGGGAGTCTGGTAGATGGCCAGACAGCTCCTGACACGGTCTGGGATGG AACCCAGTCACAATTGCCACCATCCACACAAGCACCCAGTGTTAATGGGGTCTGCACAGACACAGAGTCCTCCCAG CCCCTGTTCGAACAGCAAAGACTTGAACAGAGCAGTGTCCCAGAAGGGCCT GGATCTGGCACAGGGGATGAGTCCAATGGGCCCCGGGGAGAGAGGCAGACCCGGCCACGGGGCCCTGTTCCTTCTCCAATGCCCCAGAGCAGATCATCTGAATCAGCCCACGGATCCACCTTGCCTACACGAGGCCCTGAGCTCTCTGCTCAGGAACAGATGGAAGGGATGTTGTGCCGCAAACAGGAGATGGAAGCCTTCAACAAAAAAGCCGCCAACAG GTCCTGGCAGAACGTGTACTGTGTTCTTCGGCGTGGGAGCCTCGGCTTTTACAAGGACGCCAGGGCAGCTAGTGCAGGAGTGCCGTACCATGGAGAAGTGCCTGTCAGTCTGGCCAGAGCCCAGGGCAGTGTGGCCTTCGACTATCGGAAACGCAAACATGTCTTCAAGCTGGG GTTACAGGATGGCAAAGAGTATTTATTCCAGGCCAAGGATGAG GCAGAGATGAGTTCATGGCTGAGAGTGGTAAATGCAGCCATTGCCACTGcatcctctgcctctggagagcCAGAAGAGCCAGTGGTGCCCAGTGCCAGCCGAGGTCTGACCCGGGCCATGACCATGCCCCCAGTGTCACAACCTGAGGGCTCCATCATGCTTCGCAGCAAGGAtggcagagaaagagagcgagaaaAACGATTCAGCTTCTTTAAGAAGAACAAGTAG